Proteins encoded within one genomic window of Thioploca ingrica:
- a CDS encoding transposase has product MFPDQMKTYQRANKVIVYLDESGFVEDMPRRQGYALVRKRGVGKHNWHARGRPNVIGALLASRLLTVSLFSSSINANTFYAWIAPELLPTLPPNEVIVMDDALTSCREYRIFHYNFSLQETCRKPQISMRSVRCTPSKTFQINFGSVRLM; this is encoded by the coding sequence GTGTTTCCAGACCAAATGAAAACGTATCAACGTGCTAATAAGGTGATAGTTTATCTCGATGAGAGTGGTTTTGTAGAGGATATGCCGCGTCGACAGGGCTATGCGCTGGTAAGGAAACGTGGCGTTGGCAAACACAATTGGCACGCCCGAGGTCGTCCCAATGTAATCGGTGCCTTACTCGCCTCGCGCTTATTAACGGTCAGTTTATTCAGTAGTTCGATTAATGCCAATACGTTTTATGCGTGGATTGCACCAGAGTTATTGCCTACCTTGCCACCCAATGAGGTCATTGTTATGGATGATGCGCTGACCAGTTGCCGCGAATATCGAATATTCCATTACAATTTCAGTTTACAGGAGACATGCCGCAAACCACAAATCAGCATGAGAAGTGTGCGGTGCACACCCTCCAAGACTTTTCAAATAAATTTCGGTAGTGTTAGACTAAT
- a CDS encoding transposase: MTYSREFRRKVFLRKEQEQLTFEEIAKRFAVGKASVVRWSKRIEAQRTLNKPATPIDRERLKKDIEKYPDASQYEQAECFGVSPRGIGAALKRLGRSCKKNALTSENRRNGTTCVSRPNENVSTC, encoded by the coding sequence ATGACTTATTCAAGAGAATTTAGACGAAAAGTCTTCTTGAGAAAAGAACAAGAACAACTGACGTTTGAAGAAATAGCCAAGCGGTTTGCGGTTGGCAAAGCGAGTGTAGTTCGCTGGTCGAAGCGGATAGAAGCGCAGCGAACCCTTAATAAACCGGCGACCCCAATAGATAGAGAAAGATTAAAGAAAGACATCGAGAAGTACCCGGATGCGTCCCAGTACGAACAAGCGGAATGTTTTGGAGTAAGCCCAAGAGGAATCGGTGCGGCATTGAAGCGTTTAGGGAGAAGTTGTAAAAAAAACGCTCTCACATCCGAAAACCGACGAAACGGCACGACGTGTGTTTCCAGACCAAATGAAAACGTATCAACGTGCTAA
- a CDS encoding ABC transporter encodes MNHSSPIIELKNLTKTYGRGQAAMQALRGVDLEIEAGEFIAVMGPSGCGKSTCLNILGCLDTPTSGAYRFQGWEVATLSRDQRARLRRHYLGFVFQGFNLLSRTSALENVELPLIYRGMPTSERHRRGRAALKAVGLLDREHHTPSELSGGQQQRVAIARAIVTNPAVLLADEPTGNLDSSRSREIMELLCRLNREHGLTLIMVTHEPDMAAYAGRVVHFKDGWVETDSRRRENV; translated from the coding sequence ATGAATCACTCCTCACCGATCATTGAATTGAAAAATCTCACCAAAACCTATGGTCGGGGTCAGGCGGCGATGCAAGCGCTGCGCGGTGTGGACTTGGAAATCGAGGCTGGCGAATTTATCGCGGTGATGGGGCCAAGCGGGTGTGGCAAATCTACCTGTTTGAATATTTTGGGTTGCTTGGATACCCCCACCTCCGGCGCCTACCGCTTTCAGGGATGGGAAGTGGCAACACTGTCGCGGGATCAGCGCGCACGCTTGCGTCGCCACTACCTCGGGTTTGTCTTTCAAGGGTTTAACCTGTTGAGCCGCACCTCGGCGCTGGAAAACGTAGAACTGCCGCTAATTTACCGGGGAATGCCAACGAGTGAACGACACCGACGTGGACGAGCAGCGCTGAAAGCAGTCGGCTTATTGGATCGGGAACACCATACGCCAAGCGAATTGTCTGGCGGTCAGCAACAACGTGTAGCAATTGCCCGCGCTATTGTCACCAACCCTGCCGTCCTGCTTGCCGACGAGCCGACGGGTAATCTGGATTCGTCCCGCAGTCGCGAAATCATGGAGTTATTGTGCCGCCTCAACCGTGAACACGGTCTCACCTTAATCATGGTCACTCACGAACCCGATATGGCTGCTTATGCCGGACGCGTGGTTCATTTTAAAGATGGTTGGGTAGAAACGGATTCGCGGCGCCGGGAGAATGTCTAA